From a region of the Carettochelys insculpta isolate YL-2023 chromosome 29, ASM3395843v1, whole genome shotgun sequence genome:
- the KCNH3 gene encoding voltage-gated inwardly rectifying potassium channel KCNH3 isoform X2: protein MQRSCACTFLYGPETSERVRQQIRRALDERQEFKAELVLYRKSGAPFWCLLDVVPIKNEKGEVALFLVSHKDLTESRSRPGAENWKEGGKRRFGRAGTKGFNANRRRSRAVLYHLSGHLQKQGKSKHKLNKGVFGEKPSLPEYKVAAIHKSPFILLHYGAFRAGWDGLILLATLYVAVTVPYSVCVGAGSDEGLPAARGPPSVCDLCVEILFILDILLNFRTTFVSQSGQVVFDPPAISRHYLTGWFLLDLVAALPFDLLYAFKVNVYFGAHLLKTVRLLRLLRLLPNLDRYSQYSAVVLTLLMIVFALLAHWVACVWFFIGRLEIESSRAELPEIGWLQELARRLETPYYLARKSCSLPPNGTGPTLPPGANCSLNGSSWELLGGPSLRSSYLTSLYFALSSLTSVGFGNVSANTDTEKLFSICTMLVGALMHAVVFGNVTAIIQRMYARRFLYHSRTRDLHDFIRIHRIPKPLRQRMLAFFQTSWALHNGIDTHELLRSLPDELRADIAMHLNKELLQLPLFEAASRGCLRALSLSITPAFCTPGEFLIRQGDALQALYFLGSGSMEVLRDGTVMAILGKGDLLGCELSAQGRVPTASADVKGLTYCALQCLSLRGLAESLALYPEFACKFRRDIPAQLSFNLGGAGAQSDTGALSGNSLLATLEEKAAEASQGAPVPPPRSLAGPAPEAPASPPLSPGHDPTPTRDKLLSPRRGVPPRTQHLSPALQLHSLPWTGPPDLSPRVVDGIEDACGSDTPMFSFQVGPEGPDCSSPSPGPDSGLLTISLGPGELTGADAMEKLQQTVVELSGQVLQMREGLLSLRQALQLLLLAQPPAPLTRPEGAASYAAPAFPSATLLQPLRVETGIPAFFLHSPTPGPCLNAACPRARPAPPWAWGLPAAHSAPWPSAPRPAPTDAEPGAREAPAPGELSSTGPATGPRDRPTPVAAPASPAPQRAANPVPPATEMDPQVPPAPATLPLPWDPAGLEMVLLGCPAASCWTREEGTGI, encoded by the exons ATGCAGCGCAGCTGCGCCTGCACCTTCCTCTACGGGCCCGAGACCAGCGAGCGCGTCCGCCAGCAGATCCGCCGGGCCCTGGATGAGCGCCAGGAGTTCAAGGCCGAGCTGGTCCTCTACAGGAAGAGCG GTGCCCCGTTCTGGTGCCTGCTGGACGTGGTGCCCATTAAGAATGAGAAGGGCGAGGTGGCGCTGTTCCTGGTCTCCCACAAGGACCTCACCGAGAGCAGGAGCCGTCCAGGCGCCGAGAACTGGAAGGAAG GGGGGAAGCGCCGGTTCGGCCGGGCTGGCACCAAAGGATTCAATGCCAACCGGCGCCGGAGCCGGGCTGTGCTTTACCACCTGTCCGGGCACCTGCAGAAACAGGGCAAGAGCAAGCACAAGCTCAACAAG GGTGTGTTTGGCGAGAAGCCGTCGCTGCCCGAGTACAAGGTCGCTGCCATCCACAAGTCGCCCTTCATCCTGCTGCACTACGGTGCCTTCCGGGCGGGCTGGGACGGGCTCATCCTGCTAGCCACCCTCTACGTGGCCGTGACGGTGCCCTACAGCGTCTGCGTGGGCGCTGGCTCTGACgaggggctcccggccgcccgcgGGCCCCCTAGCGTCTGCGACCTGTGCGTGGAGATCCTCTTTATCCTGG ACATCCTGCTCAACTTCCGCACCACCTTCGTCAGCCAGTCGGGCCAGGTGGTGTTCGACCCGCCAGCCATCTCTCGCCACTACCTCACCGGCTGGTTCCTGCTGGACCTGGTGGCCGCACTGCCCTTCGACCTGCTCTACGCCTTCAAGGTCAACGTG TACTTCGGGGCTCACCTGCTGAAGACGGTgcggctgctgcggctgctgcggctgctgccgaACCTGGACCGGTACTCGCAGTACAGCGCTGTGGTGCTCACGCTGCTCATGATCGTCTTCGCCCTCCTGGCCCACTGGGTCGCCTGCGTCTGGTTCTTCATCGGCCGCCTGGAGATCGAGAGCAGCCGCGCCGAGCTGCCGGAGATCG gttggctgcaggagctggcgcGTCGCCTGGAAACCCCCTACTACCTGGCACGGAAGAGCTGCAGCCTCCCCCCCAACGGGACAGGGCCGACGCTGCCCCCCGGGGCCAACTGCAGCctcaatggcagcagctgggagctgctggggggccccTCACTGCGCAGCTCCTACCTCACCTCGCTCTACTTCGCGCTCAGCAGCCTGACCAGCGTGGGCTTCGGCAACGTCTCGGCCAACACCGACACCGAGAAGCTCTTCTCCATCTGCACCATGCTCGTGGGGG CACTGATGCACGCCGTGGTGTTCGGGAACGTGACCGCCATCATCCAGCGCATGTACGCCCGGCGCTTCCTGTACCACAGCCGCACGCGCGACCTGCACGATTTCATCCGCATCCACCGCATCCCCAAGCCGCTGCGCCAGCGCATGCTGGCGTTCTTCCAgaccagctgggccctgcacaACGGCATCGACACCCACGAG ctgctgcgGAGCCTGCCAGACGAGCTGCGGGCTGACATCGCCATGCACCTGaacaaggagctgctgcagctgccgctgTTCGAGGCAGCCAGCCGGGGCTGCCTGCGCGCCCTCTCGCTCAGCATCACGCCCGCCTTCTGCACCCCGGGCGAGTTCCTCATCCGCCAGGGCGATGCCCTGCAGGCCCTCTACTTCCTGGGCTCCGGCTCCATGGAGGTGCTGCGGGACGGCACTGTGATGGCCATCCTAG GGAAGGGCGATCTGCTCGGCTGCGAGCTCTCGGCGCAGGGCCGCGTGCCCACAGCCAGCGCGGACGTGAAGGGCCTGACCTACTGCGCGCTGCAGTGCCTGAGCCTGCGTGGCCTGGCCGAGAGCCTGGCCCTGTACCCCGAGTTCGCCTGCAAGTTCCGCCGCGACATCCCCGCCCAGCTCAGCTTCAACCTGGGGGGCGCCGGGGCTCAG AGTGACACCGGCGCACTGAGTGGCAACAGCCTGCTGGCCACGCTGGAGGAGAAGGCAGCTGAGGCCTCCCAGGGggccccagtgcccccaccccgctcgctggctggcccagccccagaagcacccgccagccccccgctGTCCCCTGGCCATGACCCCACACCCACGAGAGACAAGCTGCTATCGCCCAGGAGGGGGGTCCCACCCCGGACACAGCACCTCTCGCCCgccctgcagctccacagcctgCCCTGGACGGGGCCCCCAGACCTCAGCCCCAG GGTGGTGGACGGCATCGAAGACGCCTGCGGCTCCGACACACCCATGTTCAGCTTCCAGGTGGGGCCCGAGGGCCCTGactgcagcagcccctcccctgggccaG ACAGCGGGCTGCTCACCATTTCCCTGGGGCCCGGCGAGCTGACGGGTGCCGACGCcatggagaagctgcagcagacG gtggTGGAACTCTCAGGGCAGGTCCTGCAGATGCGTGAGGGGCTGCTGTCCCTGCgccaggccctgcagctcctcctgctggcccagccGCCCGCACCGCTCACCCGCCCCGAGGGTGCAGCCTCCTACGCCGCCCCGGCCTTCCCCAGCGccaccctgctgcagccgctGCGGGTGGAGACTGGCATCCCGGCCTTCTTCCTGCACAGCCCCACGCCCGGCCCCTGCCTCAACGCCGCCTGCCCCCGTGCCCGGCCAGCTCCCCCCTGGGCATGGGGCCTGCCTGCTGCACACAGCGCCCCCTGGCCCAGCGCCCCGCGGCCTGCGCCCACAGACGCGGAGCCTGGGGCTCGTGAGGCCCCTGCCCCGGGGGAGCTGAGCAGCACCGGGCCAGCCACCGGCCCCAGGGACCGCCCCACTCCTGTCGCAgcaccagcctccccagctccccagcggGCCGCCAACCCGGTGCCACCAGCCACAGAGATGGACCCCCAGGTGCCGCCCGCACCCGCCACACTGCCTCTGCCCTGGGACCCGGCTGGGCTGGAgatggtgctgctgggctgccctgcagcctcctgctggACCCGGGAGGAGGGCACAGGCATATGA
- the MCRS1 gene encoding microspherule protein 1 yields the protein MASGTASRSEDEESLAGQKRGSLQVSGTIPKRRSSSRFIKRKKFDDELVESSLAKPSSRAKGPSGADPGRCSGSEPSSSEKRKVSKSSSAPVPPSPVPTPGLPKRLKKSKQPLQVTKDLGRWKPADDLLLINTVLQTNDLTSVHLGVKFSCRFTLPEIQERWYALLYDPVISKLACQAMRQLHPEAIAAIQSKVLFSKAEEQLLSQVGSTSQPTLDTFQELLHKHPEVFYPSRTAKALQIHWQLMKQHYLLDDQTVQPLPKGDQVLNFSDAEDMVDDNKLKDVRDEVLEHELTVADRRQKREIRQLEQELHKWQVLVDSITGMSSPDFDSQTLAVLRGRMVRYLMRSREITLGRATKDSQIDVDLALEGPAWKISRKQGVIKLKNNGDFFIANEGRRPIYVDGRPVLGGSKWKLNNNSVVEIASLRFVFLINQDLIALIKAEAAKIPPQ from the exons ATGGCGTCGGGCACAGCGAGCCGCTCCGAAGACGAGGAGTCGCTGGCAGGACAGAAAAGGGGCTCGTTGCAGGTCTCGGGCACCATCCCCAAACGGCGGAGCTCCTCCAG GTTCATCAAGAGGAAGAAGTTTGACGATGAGCTGGTAGAGAGCAGCCTGGCCAAGCCCTCCAGCCGTGCCAAGGGGCCCAGCGGGGCGGATCCAGGCCGCTGCTCGGGCAGCGAACCCTCCTCCAGCGAGAAGAGgaag GTCTCCAAGTCCAGCTCGGCGCCCGTCCCGCCGAGCCCggtccccacccccggcctccCCAAGCGGCTGAAGAAGAGCAAACAGCCCCTGCAGGTGACCAAGGACCTGGGCCGCTGGAAGCCTGCCGATGACCTGCTCCTCATCAACACtgtgctgcag ACCAATGACCTGACCTCGGTCCACCTTGGTGTGAAGTTCAGCTGCCGCTTTACCCTGCCGGAGATCCAGGAGCGGTGGTATGCTTTGCTGTATGACCCCGTCATCTCCAA gctggcctGTCAGGCCATGCGGCAGCTACACCCTGAAGCCATCGCCGCCATCCAGAGCAAGGTGCTGTTCAGCAAAGCCGAGGAGCAGCTGCTGAGCCAGGTGGGATCG ACGAGCCAGCCGACGctggacaccttccaggagctgctgcacaAGCACCCCGAGGTGTTCTACCCCTCGCGCACGGCCAAGGCCCTGCAGATTCACTggcagctgatgaagcagcaCTACCTCCTGGACGACCAGACAG TGCAGCCGCTGCCCAAGGGAGACCAGGTGCTGAACTTCTCGGATGCGGAGGACATGGTTGACGACAACAAGCTGAA GGATGTGCGAGACGAAGTGCTGGAGCACG AGCTGACTGTGGCCGACAGGCGGCAGAAGCGGGAGATCcgacagctggagcaggagctgcacaagtggcaggtgctggtggacagTATCACAG gaatgAGCTCCCCGGACTTTGACAGCCAGACGCTGGCTGTGCTGCGAGGCCGGATGGTGCGTTATCTTATGCGCTCCCGCGAG ATCACGCTGGGCAGAGCCACCAAGGACAGTCAGATCGATGTGGACTTGGCGCTGGAGGGCCCTGCCTGGAAAATCTCCCGCAAGCAAG GTGTCATCAAGCTGAAGAACAACGGGGATTTCTTCATCGCCAACGAGGGCCGGCGGCCTATCTACGTGGACGGGCGCcccgtgctggggggcagcaagTGGAAGCTGAACAACAATTCGGTGGTGGAG ATCGCCAGCCTGCGCTTCGTCTTCCTCATCAACCAGGACCTGATCGCCCTCATCAAGGCCGAGGCTGCCAAGATCCCCCCCCAGTGA
- the KCNH3 gene encoding voltage-gated inwardly rectifying potassium channel KCNH3 isoform X1 produces MPAAMRGLLAPQNTFLDTIATRFDGTHSNFVLGNAQVRGAFPVVYCSDGFCDLTGFSRAEVMQRSCACTFLYGPETSERVRQQIRRALDERQEFKAELVLYRKSGAPFWCLLDVVPIKNEKGEVALFLVSHKDLTESRSRPGAENWKEGGKRRFGRAGTKGFNANRRRSRAVLYHLSGHLQKQGKSKHKLNKGVFGEKPSLPEYKVAAIHKSPFILLHYGAFRAGWDGLILLATLYVAVTVPYSVCVGAGSDEGLPAARGPPSVCDLCVEILFILDILLNFRTTFVSQSGQVVFDPPAISRHYLTGWFLLDLVAALPFDLLYAFKVNVYFGAHLLKTVRLLRLLRLLPNLDRYSQYSAVVLTLLMIVFALLAHWVACVWFFIGRLEIESSRAELPEIGWLQELARRLETPYYLARKSCSLPPNGTGPTLPPGANCSLNGSSWELLGGPSLRSSYLTSLYFALSSLTSVGFGNVSANTDTEKLFSICTMLVGALMHAVVFGNVTAIIQRMYARRFLYHSRTRDLHDFIRIHRIPKPLRQRMLAFFQTSWALHNGIDTHELLRSLPDELRADIAMHLNKELLQLPLFEAASRGCLRALSLSITPAFCTPGEFLIRQGDALQALYFLGSGSMEVLRDGTVMAILGKGDLLGCELSAQGRVPTASADVKGLTYCALQCLSLRGLAESLALYPEFACKFRRDIPAQLSFNLGGAGAQSDTGALSGNSLLATLEEKAAEASQGAPVPPPRSLAGPAPEAPASPPLSPGHDPTPTRDKLLSPRRGVPPRTQHLSPALQLHSLPWTGPPDLSPRVVDGIEDACGSDTPMFSFQVGPEGPDCSSPSPGPDSGLLTISLGPGELTGADAMEKLQQTVVELSGQVLQMREGLLSLRQALQLLLLAQPPAPLTRPEGAASYAAPAFPSATLLQPLRVETGIPAFFLHSPTPGPCLNAACPRARPAPPWAWGLPAAHSAPWPSAPRPAPTDAEPGAREAPAPGELSSTGPATGPRDRPTPVAAPASPAPQRAANPVPPATEMDPQVPPAPATLPLPWDPAGLEMVLLGCPAASCWTREEGTGI; encoded by the exons ACAGTAACTTTGTCCTGGGCAACGCCCAGGTGCGCGGCGCCTTCCCAGTGGTTTACTGCTCCGACGGCTTCTGTGACCTCACCGGCTTCTCGCGGGCCGAGGTGATGCAGCGCAGCTGCGCCTGCACCTTCCTCTACGGGCCCGAGACCAGCGAGCGCGTCCGCCAGCAGATCCGCCGGGCCCTGGATGAGCGCCAGGAGTTCAAGGCCGAGCTGGTCCTCTACAGGAAGAGCG GTGCCCCGTTCTGGTGCCTGCTGGACGTGGTGCCCATTAAGAATGAGAAGGGCGAGGTGGCGCTGTTCCTGGTCTCCCACAAGGACCTCACCGAGAGCAGGAGCCGTCCAGGCGCCGAGAACTGGAAGGAAG GGGGGAAGCGCCGGTTCGGCCGGGCTGGCACCAAAGGATTCAATGCCAACCGGCGCCGGAGCCGGGCTGTGCTTTACCACCTGTCCGGGCACCTGCAGAAACAGGGCAAGAGCAAGCACAAGCTCAACAAG GGTGTGTTTGGCGAGAAGCCGTCGCTGCCCGAGTACAAGGTCGCTGCCATCCACAAGTCGCCCTTCATCCTGCTGCACTACGGTGCCTTCCGGGCGGGCTGGGACGGGCTCATCCTGCTAGCCACCCTCTACGTGGCCGTGACGGTGCCCTACAGCGTCTGCGTGGGCGCTGGCTCTGACgaggggctcccggccgcccgcgGGCCCCCTAGCGTCTGCGACCTGTGCGTGGAGATCCTCTTTATCCTGG ACATCCTGCTCAACTTCCGCACCACCTTCGTCAGCCAGTCGGGCCAGGTGGTGTTCGACCCGCCAGCCATCTCTCGCCACTACCTCACCGGCTGGTTCCTGCTGGACCTGGTGGCCGCACTGCCCTTCGACCTGCTCTACGCCTTCAAGGTCAACGTG TACTTCGGGGCTCACCTGCTGAAGACGGTgcggctgctgcggctgctgcggctgctgccgaACCTGGACCGGTACTCGCAGTACAGCGCTGTGGTGCTCACGCTGCTCATGATCGTCTTCGCCCTCCTGGCCCACTGGGTCGCCTGCGTCTGGTTCTTCATCGGCCGCCTGGAGATCGAGAGCAGCCGCGCCGAGCTGCCGGAGATCG gttggctgcaggagctggcgcGTCGCCTGGAAACCCCCTACTACCTGGCACGGAAGAGCTGCAGCCTCCCCCCCAACGGGACAGGGCCGACGCTGCCCCCCGGGGCCAACTGCAGCctcaatggcagcagctgggagctgctggggggccccTCACTGCGCAGCTCCTACCTCACCTCGCTCTACTTCGCGCTCAGCAGCCTGACCAGCGTGGGCTTCGGCAACGTCTCGGCCAACACCGACACCGAGAAGCTCTTCTCCATCTGCACCATGCTCGTGGGGG CACTGATGCACGCCGTGGTGTTCGGGAACGTGACCGCCATCATCCAGCGCATGTACGCCCGGCGCTTCCTGTACCACAGCCGCACGCGCGACCTGCACGATTTCATCCGCATCCACCGCATCCCCAAGCCGCTGCGCCAGCGCATGCTGGCGTTCTTCCAgaccagctgggccctgcacaACGGCATCGACACCCACGAG ctgctgcgGAGCCTGCCAGACGAGCTGCGGGCTGACATCGCCATGCACCTGaacaaggagctgctgcagctgccgctgTTCGAGGCAGCCAGCCGGGGCTGCCTGCGCGCCCTCTCGCTCAGCATCACGCCCGCCTTCTGCACCCCGGGCGAGTTCCTCATCCGCCAGGGCGATGCCCTGCAGGCCCTCTACTTCCTGGGCTCCGGCTCCATGGAGGTGCTGCGGGACGGCACTGTGATGGCCATCCTAG GGAAGGGCGATCTGCTCGGCTGCGAGCTCTCGGCGCAGGGCCGCGTGCCCACAGCCAGCGCGGACGTGAAGGGCCTGACCTACTGCGCGCTGCAGTGCCTGAGCCTGCGTGGCCTGGCCGAGAGCCTGGCCCTGTACCCCGAGTTCGCCTGCAAGTTCCGCCGCGACATCCCCGCCCAGCTCAGCTTCAACCTGGGGGGCGCCGGGGCTCAG AGTGACACCGGCGCACTGAGTGGCAACAGCCTGCTGGCCACGCTGGAGGAGAAGGCAGCTGAGGCCTCCCAGGGggccccagtgcccccaccccgctcgctggctggcccagccccagaagcacccgccagccccccgctGTCCCCTGGCCATGACCCCACACCCACGAGAGACAAGCTGCTATCGCCCAGGAGGGGGGTCCCACCCCGGACACAGCACCTCTCGCCCgccctgcagctccacagcctgCCCTGGACGGGGCCCCCAGACCTCAGCCCCAG GGTGGTGGACGGCATCGAAGACGCCTGCGGCTCCGACACACCCATGTTCAGCTTCCAGGTGGGGCCCGAGGGCCCTGactgcagcagcccctcccctgggccaG ACAGCGGGCTGCTCACCATTTCCCTGGGGCCCGGCGAGCTGACGGGTGCCGACGCcatggagaagctgcagcagacG gtggTGGAACTCTCAGGGCAGGTCCTGCAGATGCGTGAGGGGCTGCTGTCCCTGCgccaggccctgcagctcctcctgctggcccagccGCCCGCACCGCTCACCCGCCCCGAGGGTGCAGCCTCCTACGCCGCCCCGGCCTTCCCCAGCGccaccctgctgcagccgctGCGGGTGGAGACTGGCATCCCGGCCTTCTTCCTGCACAGCCCCACGCCCGGCCCCTGCCTCAACGCCGCCTGCCCCCGTGCCCGGCCAGCTCCCCCCTGGGCATGGGGCCTGCCTGCTGCACACAGCGCCCCCTGGCCCAGCGCCCCGCGGCCTGCGCCCACAGACGCGGAGCCTGGGGCTCGTGAGGCCCCTGCCCCGGGGGAGCTGAGCAGCACCGGGCCAGCCACCGGCCCCAGGGACCGCCCCACTCCTGTCGCAgcaccagcctccccagctccccagcggGCCGCCAACCCGGTGCCACCAGCCACAGAGATGGACCCCCAGGTGCCGCCCGCACCCGCCACACTGCCTCTGCCCTGGGACCCGGCTGGGCTGGAgatggtgctgctgggctgccctgcagcctcctgctggACCCGGGAGGAGGGCACAGGCATATGA